Within Conexibacter woesei DSM 14684, the genomic segment CCGAGGTAGATCGCGGTAAGGGTGCTGAAGATGAATGCCTGGAGCGTCGCGACCAGGCCGATCTCGAAGAGGAAGAAGACGACGGCCAGGGTGCCGGTCGAGATGCCGAGGATCACCGATCCGAAGACGCCCATCCCGAGCAGGATCACGAGGCCGCCGGCCATGAACAGGATCAGCAGGTGCCCGGCGAGGATGTTCGCGAACAGACGCAGTGAGAGCGAGATCAGGCGGACGAAGTGCGACAGCGCCTCGATCAGCAGGATCGGGCCGACCATGAAGCCCTCGACGCCCTTCGGCACCCAGCTGCGGATGTATCCGACGAAGCCGTGGACGCGGATGCCCTCGACGTGGTAGGCGATCCAAACGACGAGCGCGAGCACGAGCGGGATCGAGATGTTGGCCGTCGCCGCGTAGAGCGCGAACGACGGGACCTCTATCCCGGCGAGATCGAACGTGTGCGACGAATTCGTCGGGAGCGGGATGTACCCGATCATGTTCGAGAACCAGATGAAGAGGAACAGCGTCGCGATGAACGGGAACCACTTCGACGCCATTCTCGGGTCCATGTTGCCGCGCGTGATGTTGTCGCGCATGAGCCCGAACGCCATCTCGGTGACCGTCTGAAGGCGGCCCGTGGGGCGCGCGGCCATCTTGCGGGCGGCGTAGACCATGACGATCACGGTCAGCGCGGTCGCGAGGAAGATGTAGAGGACGGCCTTGTTGATCGACATGTCTATCGGGCCGAGCTTGATCGAGATCCAGTCCGGGAGCGCGAACTCCTCCGACGGATCCAGCGCGGGCTCGTTCGCGGACGTCTCCGTCGCGGCGAGCGCCGTGACGGGCGAGAGCAGCAGCAGGCCGACGAGCGTCGTGAGCGACGCGAGGAACAGGCGAGGATGACGACGCAGGTTCAAGAGGTTCGCTCCGAGGGGTTCTGCGGGGCACGCATGATGAGTGAGATCACGAGGTAACAGGTGAAGACGGCGAGCGCGAGCACCGCAGCAGCGAGCCCGGCGTCGCGGTCGACGATGCCGACGGCGAAGATCGTAAGGGCAAGCAGCCACGAGCGTCCGATCAACGAGCCCGCCATGAAGCCGAAGAAGCGACGGGCGTCGTCCTCCTGGGCCGCCTTGCGCTCCAGAACGGCCTGCAGCACCTTCTGGCCGAGCCACGCGATCGTCGTCGCGGCCCAGCC encodes:
- the atpB gene encoding F0F1 ATP synthase subunit A; this translates as MNLRRHPRLFLASLTTLVGLLLLSPVTALAATETSANEPALDPSEEFALPDWISIKLGPIDMSINKAVLYIFLATALTVIVMVYAARKMAARPTGRLQTVTEMAFGLMRDNITRGNMDPRMASKWFPFIATLFLFIWFSNMIGYIPLPTNSSHTFDLAGIEVPSFALYAATANISIPLVLALVVWIAYHVEGIRVHGFVGYIRSWVPKGVEGFMVGPILLIEALSHFVRLISLSLRLFANILAGHLLILFMAGGLVILLGMGVFGSVILGISTGTLAVVFFLFEIGLVATLQAFIFSTLTAIYLGGAVAEEH